The Budorcas taxicolor isolate Tak-1 chromosome 2, Takin1.1, whole genome shotgun sequence genome window below encodes:
- the MBLAC1 gene encoding metallo-beta-lactamase domain-containing protein 1, whose amino-acid sequence MSGLVRTEPLPGETPLLVPGDPYSVVVLLQGYAEPEGVGDAVRADGSVTLVLPRAWGPASSHREPQPYEAKTALEEAARGPILVDTAGPWAREALLGALAGQGVAPGDVTLVVGTHGHSDHIGNLGLFPGAALLVSHDFCLPGGRYLPHGLGEERPLRLGPGLEVWATPGHGGQRDVSVLVAGTALGTVMVVGDVFERDGDEGSWQALSEDPVAQKHSRKRVLGTADVIVPGHGAPFRVIKEASAPEAEPARSRDGEEPTVHG is encoded by the coding sequence ATGAGCGGTCTAGTGCGCACCGAGCCGCTGCCCGGGGAGACCCCTCTGCTGGTGCCCGGCGACCCCTACTCTGTGGTGGTTCTGCTGCAAGGCTACGCGGAGCCCGAGGGGGTCGGTGACGCCGTGCGAGCCGACGGCTCCGTGACCCTTGTCCTTCCCCGGGCCTGGGGCCCGGCCTCCAGCCACCGAGAGCCCCAGCCTTACGAGGCGAAGACCGCCCTAGAGGAGGCGGCCCGGGGCCCCATCCTCGTGGACACCGCGGGCCCCTGGGCTCGCGAGGCGCTCCTGGGGGCCCTGGCGGGGCAGGGCGTGGCTCCCGGAGACGTGACTCTGGTGGTGGGGACCCACGGACACTCCGACCACATCGGGAACCTGGGGCTGTTTCCCGGGGCGGCCCTGCTGGTCTCGCACGACTTCTGCCTCCCCGGGGGCCGTTACCTCCCCCACGGACTGGGTGAGGAGCGGCCTTTGCGGTTGGGGCCGGGACTCGAGGTGTGGGCCACACCCGGCCACGGTGGCCAGCGGGACGTGAGCGTGCTGGTGGCTGGCACGGCCCTGGGAACCGTCATGGTAGTGGGCGATGTGTTTGAACGTGATGGGGACGAGGGCTCGTGGCAGGCGCTGAGCGAAGACCCAGTGGCTCAGAAGCACAGCCGAAAGCGGGTCCTGGGCACCGCCGACGTGATCGTGCCTGGTCACGGAGCCCCCTTTAGGGTGATAAAGGAAGCCTCGGCGCCAGAGGCAGAGCCAGCCAGATCTCGTGACGGAGAGGAGCCCACGGTGCACGGATAA